One genomic window of Salvia miltiorrhiza cultivar Shanhuang (shh) chromosome 4, IMPLAD_Smil_shh, whole genome shotgun sequence includes the following:
- the LOC131020968 gene encoding pentatricopeptide repeat-containing protein At1g08070, chloroplastic-like, protein MASVAPLLPSDPLHFLPGSFDPPYELIHAHPSLALLSKCKSLDTFRLIHCHFIKFGLHNTQFALSKLVEFCAVSPHGDLPYAVSILNSIHNPNHVIYNMMIRGYSLSSSPSLALNCYANMLVLGLHPNSYTFPFLLKCCTRLPALDAGKQVHGQVLKFGLVDDVYAHTSLINMYAQHGALSDARMVFDKGGYRDAVSFTALITGYASRGRVDEARELFDAIPVRDVVSWNAMMSGYAQTGRFDEALSLFHEMMKQGKQGKQGKQSVSPNVSTMVTILSACAHRGDMETGGVVRSWIEEHGHGSNLKLLNAMVDMYAKCGDPDTARGLFDSIREKDLVSWNVMIGGYAHTSKYKEALQVFRLLLLDNVEPNDVTLLNVIPACAHLGALDLGKWLHTYVKKCCVEFPNEALWTSLIDMYAKCGDIEAAKQIFYGMQGRSLACWNAMISGLGMHGDAAGAIGLFTEMAGEGVEPDDITFVGVLSACCHAGLVDRGRELLASMIRDHGIAPRVQHYGCVVDLLARAGLLEEAVAMVESMEEEPDGAIWGSVLGGCRLHGNVELGEYAARALAELEPGNPGNYVALANIYAGAGRWDEVARVRTFLNDAGLRKVPGSTSIEVGGVVHEFLVSDRAHPRSEEVHRMLHEVEGLLRAADTSGETSSSPDASTDREEVCEHSERLAIAFGLISTKPGTTLRIVKNLRVCGDCHAATKKISKIFKREIVARDRSRFHHFKDGECSCMDYW, encoded by the coding sequence ATGGCTAGTGTAGCACCATTGCTGCCCTCAGATCCCTTACATTTCCTCCCCGGCTCGTTTGATCCGCCCTACGAGCTCATCCACGCCCACCCGTCCCTCGCCCTCCTCTCCAAATGCAAGAGTCTAGACACCTTTAGGCTAATCCACTGCCATTTCATCAAGTTCGGCCTCCACAACACGCAGTTTGCGCTGAGCAAACTCGTGGAGTTTTGTGCCGTTAGCCCCCACGGGGACCTCCCCTATGCCGTCTCAATCCTCAACTCCATCCACAATCCGAATCACGTCATATACAACATGATGATCCGTGGATACTCGCTGAGCTCTTCCCCGAGTTTAGCCCTGAATTGCTATGCAAACATGTTGGTTCTCGGCCTTCACCCGAATTCCTACACATTCCCTTTCCTTCTCAAATGTTGCACGAGGCTCCCGGCGTTGGATGCAGGGAAGCAGGTTCACGGGCAGGTGCTTAAATTCGGGCTCGTTGATGATGTGTACGCGCACACTTCGCTGATCAACATGTATGCTCAGCATGGGGCTTTGAGTGATGCGAGGATGGTGTTTGATAAGGGTGGTTACAGAGATGCAGTGTCGTTCACGGCCTTGATAACGGGGTATGCCTCGAGGGGCCGTGTGGACGAAGCACGCGAGCTGTTCGATGCCATCCCTGTCAGAGACGTGGTGTCGTGGAACGCCATGATGTCGGGGTACGCCCAAACCGGCCGATTTGATGAGGCTCTTAGCTTGTTTCATGAGATGATGAAACAGGGGAAACAGGGGAAACAGGGGAAACAGAGTGTGAGTCCTAATGTGAGCACAATGGTGACCATCCTCTCCGCCTGCGCCCACCGGGGTGATATGGAAACGGGAGGCGTGGTTCGATCTTGGATTGAGGAACACGGGCACGGTTCAAACCTCAAGCTTCTCAACGCCATGGTTGATATGTATGCCAAGTGTGGAGATCCGGACACGGCCCGTGGCTTGTTCGACTCTATACGGGAGAAGGATCTCGTCTCGTGGAATGTCATGATCGGAGGGTATGCTCACACGAGCAAGTATAAGGAGGCGCTGCAGGTGTTCCGTTTGCTGCTGCTGGACAACGTGGAGCCTAACGACGTCACGTTGTTGAACGTGATCCCCGCCTGCGCGCATTTGGGCGCGCTCGACCTTGGCAAGTGGCTGCACACGTATGTGAAGAAGTGTTGTGTGGAGTTCCCTAACGAGGCTCTGTGGACTAGCCTCATTGATATGTATGCTAAATGTGGGGATATTGAGGCTGCAAAACAGATCTTTTATGGTATGCAGGGGAGGAGTTTGGCCTGTTGGAATGCGATGATTTCGGGTTTAGGTATGCACGGGGACGCCGCCGGAGCTATCGGCCTTTTCACGGAGATGGCGGGCGAGGGCGTCGAGCCGGACGACATCACCTTCGTGGGCGTGCTGTCGGCGTGCTGCCACGCCGGTTTGGTGGATCGCGGGCGCGAGCTTTTAGCCTCGATGATCCGGGACCACGGGATCGCGCCGCGCGTGCAGCACTATGGGTGCGTGGTCGACCTCCTCGCCCGGGCGGGGTTGCTCGAGGAGGCGGTGGCGATGGTCGAATCGATGGAGGAGGAGCCGGACGGAGCGATCTGGGGCTCCGTCCTCGGAGGGTGCCGGCTCCACGGGAACGTCGAGCTCGGCGAGTACGCGGCCAGGGCCCTCGCCGAGCTCGAGCCGGGCAACCCGGGGAACTACGTGGCGCTCGCGAACATCTACGCGGGGGCCGGCCGGTGGGACGAGGTGGCGAGGGTCCGGACGTTCTTGAACGACGCCGGGCTGAGGAAGGTCCCCGGGTCGACCTCCATCGAGGTGGGCGGGGTCGTGCACGAGTTCCTCGTGAGCGACCGGGCGCACCCGAGGAGCGAGGAGGTGCACCGGATGCTCCACGAGGTCGAGGGGCTGCTGAGGGCGGCCGACACGTCGGGGGAAACCTCATCTTCCCCCGACGCGTCGACCGATCGAGAGGAGGTGTGTGAGCATAGTGAGAGGTTGGCGATAGCTTTTGGGTTGATTAGTACTAAGCCGGGAACAACGTTGAGGATTGTGAAGAATCTAAGGGTTTGTGGTGATTGCCATGCTGCGACGAAGAAGATTTCGAAGATTTTCAAGAGAGAGATTGTTGCGAGGGATCGAAGCCGATTTCATCATTTTAAAGATGGGGAGTGTTCTTGCATGGATTATTGGTga
- the LOC131020970 gene encoding monothiol glutaredoxin-S10-like, whose protein sequence is MDRVAKISSQRAVVIFSKSTCCMCHAIKRLFYEQGVSPLIHELDEDSRGKEMEWALLKLGCSPAAPAVFVGGKLVGSANTVMTLQLNGSLKKMLKDAGALWL, encoded by the coding sequence ATGGATCGTGTGGCTAAGATCTCTTCGCAGAGGGCTGTGGTGATATTCAGCAAGAGCACATGCTGCATGTGCCACGCCATCAAGAGGCTCTTCTACGAGCAAGGCGTGAGCCCTCTGATCCATGAGCTGGATGAGGACTCGAGGGGGAAGGAAATGGAGTGGGCTCTGTTGAAGCTGGGCTGCAGCCCTGCTGCACCTGCAGTCTTCGTTGGGGGCAAGCTCGTGGGCTCTGCAAACACCGTGATGACTCTGCAGCTCAACGGCTCCCTCAAGAAGATGCTCAAGGATGCAGGGGCCTTGTGGCTATAG
- the LOC131020967 gene encoding ISWI chromatin-remodeling complex ATPase CHR17-like isoform X2, translating to MAKSSRAVDSSDDYMSNSSSEEEEVRDQPDDVDDEELETVAGSADEEAAEEMTGVSGDDEDDNEVDDAVKAEVSKREKARLKEMQRMKNQKIQEILDAQNAAIDADMNKKGKGRLNYLLQQTELFAHFAKGSQSASQKKAKGRGRHASKLTEEEEDAEYLKEEDDVISGAGGTRLVAQPSCIQGKMRDYQLAGLNWLIRIYENGINGILADEMGLGKTLQTISLLGYLHEFRGIMGPHMVVAPKSTLGNWMNEIKRFCPILRAVKFLGNPEERRYIREELLVAGKFDVCVTSFEMAIKEKTVLRKFSWRYIIIDEAHRIKNENSLLSKTMRLFNTNYRLLITGTPLQNNLHELWSLLNFLLPEIFSSSETFDEWFQISGENDEQEVVQQLHKVLRPFLLRRLKSDVEKGLPPKKETILKVGMSQMQKQYYRALLQKDLEVVNAGGERKRLLNVAMQLRKCCNHPYLFQGAEPGPPYTTGEHIIENAGKMVLLDKLLPKLKERDSRVLIFSQMTRLLDILEDYLIFRGHYYCRIDGNTGGEDRDASIEAFNKPGSEKFVFLLSTRAGGLGINLATADVVIIYDSDWNPQADLQAQDRAHRIGQKKEVQVFRFCTEYTIEEKVIERAYKKLALDALVIQQGRLAEQKTVNKDELLQMVRFGAEMVFSSKDSTITDEDIDRIIAKGEEITAELDAKMKKFTEDAIKFKMDDNAQLYDFEDEKDENKFDIKKIVGDNWTEPPKRERKRNYCESEYFKQTLRQAGPAKPKEPRIPRMPQLHDFQFFNTQRLSELFEKEVRHLMANQKSQAKDAIDVDEREDVGDPLTAEEQEEKEQLLEEGFSTWSRRDFNSFIRACEKYGRNDIKNIATEMEGKTEEEVESYATVFKERYKELNEYDRIIKNIERGEARISRKDEIMKAIGKKLDRYKNPWLELKIHYGQNKGKLYNEECDRFMMCMVHKLGYGNWDELKSAFRTSPLFRFDWFVKSRTTQELARRCDTLIRLVEKENQEHDERERQARREKKLAKNMTPPKRASSRHAAESPPSTLRKRSKFSMDDNGSSARKRK from the exons ATGGCGAAATCGTCGCGAGCTGTCGACTCATCCGACGACTACATGTCGAATTCATCTTCGGAGGAAGAGGAGGTCAGGGATCAACCCGACGACGTGGACGACGAGGAGCTGGAAACCGTCGCGGGGTCCGCCGACGaggaggcggcggaggagatGACCGGAGTCTCCGGAGACGATGAGGATGACAATGAG GTTGATGATGCTGTCAAAGCTGAAGTATCCAAGCGTGAAAAAGCCAGGCTCAAGGAAATGCAGAGGATGAAGAATCAGAAGATACAAGAAATACTCGATGCTCAGAACGCTGCTATCGATGCTGATATG AACAAGAAAGGAAAGGGCCGTCTGAATTATCTATTGCAGCAGACGGAGTTATTTGCTCATTTTGCAAAAGGCAGTCAGTCTGCGTCTCAGAAGAAGGCAAAAGGAAG AGGTCGGCATGCATCTAAGttaactgaagaagaagaagatgcagAATATCTGAAGGAAGAAGATGATGTCATTTCTGGTGCTGGGGGTACAAGACTAGTGGCACAACCATCTT GTATTCAAGGAAAGATGAGGGATTACCAACTTGCTGGTTTAAACTGGCTTATACGGATCTATGAGAATGGCATTAATGGAATACTTGCTGATGAAATG GGGCTAGGTAAAACATTGCAAACTATATCCCTACTGGGTTATTTGCACGAGTTCAGAGGGATTATGGGCCCTCACATGGTTGTTGCTCCGAAATCCACACTTGGGAATTGGATGAACGAAATCAAACGGTTTTGTCCTATTTTGCGTGCTGTTAAATTTCTTGGAAATCCTGAAGAAAGA AGATATATACGTGAGGAATTACTTGTTGCAGGCAAGTTTGATGTTTGTGTGACAAGTTTTGAAATGGCCATAAAGGAGAAGACCGTCTTGCGCAAATTCAGTTGGCGCTACATCATCATTGATGAAGCTCATCGGATCAAGAATGAGAATTCTCTTCTCTCAAAAACAATGAGACTTTTTAATACCAACTACAGACTTCTAATTACAGGAACACCACTTCAG AATAATCTTCATGAGCTCTGGTCTCTCCTAAACTTTTTGCTTCCGGAGATATTTAGCTCTTCTGAGACTTTTGACGAATGGTTTCAAATCTCTGGAGAAAATGATGAACAGGAAGTTGTGCAGCAACTTCACAAG GTTCTTCGGCCTTTCCTTCTAAGAAGGCTGAAATCTGATGTTGAGAAAGGTTTGCCTCCGAAGAAAGAGACGATACTTAAGGTTGGTATGTCTCAGATGCAAAAGCAGTACTATAGGGCATTGCTACAGAAAGATCTTGAGGTTGTAAATGCTGGTGGAGAACGCAAACGTCTCCTCAATGTAGCCATGCAACTAAGGAAGTGTTGCAATCATCCATATTTATTCCAAGGTGCTGAGCCCGGTCCACCGTATACTACTGGAGAACATATAATAGAAAATGCCG GCAAGATGGTTCTTCTTGATAAGCTGCTTCCAAAACTAAAGGAGCGTGATTCCAGGGTTCTGATATTTTCACAG ATGACAAGGTTGCTGGACATTCTTGAAGACTACTTGATCTTCCGTGGTCATTATTACTGCAGGATTGATGGAAATACTGGTGGTGAAGATCGAGATGCTTCTATTGAAGCTTTCAACAAGCCAGGAAGTGAGAAATTTGTCTTTCTGCTGTCTACTAGAGCAGGAGGACTTGGTATCAACCTTGCTACTGCTGATGTCGTCATTATTTACGACAGTGATTG GAATCCACAGGCTGACCTACAGGCTCAGGACCGTGCTCACAGAATTGGACAAAAGAAGGAAGTCCAAGTTTTTCGATTCTGCACTGAG TATACCATTGAGGAAAAGGTGATTGAGAGGGCCTATAAAAAGCTTGCCCTCGATGCTTTGGTGATCCAACAGGGGCGGCTAGCAGAACAAAAGA CTGTGAATAAAGATGAGCTGTTGCAAATGGTGAGATTTGGCGCGGAAATGGTTTTCAGTTCCAAAGACAGCACAATAACCGATGAAGATATCGATAGAATTATTGCCAAGGGAGAAGAAATTACTGCTGAACTCGACGCCAAGATGAAAAAATTTACTGAAGATGCCATCAAATTTAAGATGGATGATA ATGCTCAGTTGTATGATTTTGAAGATGAGAAG GatgaaaataaatttgatatcaaGAAAATTGTCGGTGATAACTGGACAGAACCTCCAAAAAGAGAGAGGAAGCGCAA TTACTGTGAATCGGAGTACTTTAAGCAGACACTGCGCCAAGCTGGTCCTGCAAAACCAAAAGAACCTCGGATTCCTCGTATGCCGCAGTT GCACGATTTCCAGTTCTTCAATACGCAACGTCTCAGTGAATTGTTTGAAAAAGAAGTCCGCCATCTTATG GCGAATCAGAAGAGTCAAGCTAAAGATGCTATTGATGTTGACGAACGTGAAG ATGTCGGAGACCCTCTGACTGCTGAGGAGCAAGAAGAGAAAGAGCAACTGCTGGAAGAA GGATTTTCAACATGGAGCAGACGAGACTTCAACAGTTTCATTAGGGCCTGCGAAAAGTATGGTAGAAATGATATCAAGAATATTGCCACTGAAATGGAAGGGAAAACAGAGGAAGAGGTCGAAAGTTATGCAACAGTTTTCAAAGAAAGATACAAAGAATTGAACG AATATGAtagaataataaaaaacatTGAAAGAGGGGAGGCGAGAATTTCGAGGAAAGATGAGATCATGAAAGCTATCGGGAAGAAACTAGATCGCTACAAGAACCCGTGGCTAGAATTGAAGATCCACTATGGCCAGAACAAAGGGAAGTTATACAATGAAGAATGCGACCGTTTCATG ATGTGCATGGTTCACAAGCTTGGGTACGGGAACTGGGATGAGCTCAAGTCAGCCTTTCGTACTTCACCATTATTTCGATTTGATTGGTTTGTCAAGTCTCGAACCACTCAAGAACTCGCAAGGAGATGCGACACCCTTATTAGACTGGTGGAGAAGGAAAACCAGGAACATGATGAGAGGGAGAGACAGGCTCGCAGAGAGAAAAAGCTAGCCAAG AATATGACCCCACCCAAGCGCGCTTCTTCAAGGCACGCCGCAGAGAGCCCTCCTTCGACTCTGAGGAAGCGCAGTAAATTCTCAATGGACGACAATGGGAGCTCG GCAAGGAAGAGAAAATGA
- the LOC131020969 gene encoding serine/threonine-protein kinase PBL27-like: MGGCVPCFGSSNKEGNGNNCDNGVKEMGKKESFKDGSAPHSNNRVSSEKSKARNSSDSKKEPGIPKEPTAHIAAQTFTFRDLAAATKNFRPECLLGEGGFGRVYKGKLESGQVVAVKQLDRNGLQGNREFLVEVLMLSLLHHPNLVNLIGYCADGDQRLLVYEYMPLGSLEDHLHDLPPDKQPLDWNTRMKIAAGAAKGLEYLHDKANPPVIYRDLKSSNILLDEGYFPKLSDFGLAKLGPVGDKTHVSTRVMGTYGYCAPEYAMTGQLTLKSDVYSFGVVFLELITGRKAIDNNRGAGEHNLVAWARPLFKDRRKFPKMADPELQGQYPIRGLYQALAVAAMCLQEQAATRPLIGDVVTALTYLASQTYDPNSPSSAQSNKTGSSTPRHRDERRSASNGTDGLDDAWRGGLHRSPSAHKNSPDSRKRDSPREFNVGGGELRRIETAGGSGSRWASDEPDRPGSQRDSPASLRNRDLERERAVALAKVWGENWRGRKRTTTVGSFDGNE; the protein is encoded by the exons ATGGGTGGGTGTGTTCCTTGCTTTGGATCATCAAATAAGGAAGGAAATGGCAATAATTGTGATAATGGAGTGAAAGAAATGGGGAAAAAGGAGTCTTTCAAAGACGGTTCAGCTCCTCATTCTAATAATAGAGTGAGTTCAG AAAAATCAAAAGCTCGAAATAGTAGTGATTCCAAGAAGGAACCAGGGATTCCAAAAGAGCCAACAGCTCATATTGCTGCCCAGACCTTCACGTTTAGGGACCTTGCTGCAGCGACAAAGAATTTTAGACCCGAGTGCTTACTTGGTGAAGGTGGGTTCGGACGAGTTTACAAAGGCAAGTTGGAGTCGGGACAG GTGGTCGCGGTTAAACAACTTGACCGGAATGGTCTTCAAGGGAATAGAGAATTCTTGGTTGAGGTTCTCATGCTTAGCCTGTTACACCATCCGAATCTCGTTAACTTGATAGGATATTGTGCTGACGGCGATCAGCGTCTACTTGTTTATGAGTACATGCCGTTGGGGTCTCTGGAAGATCATTTACATG ATCTTCCACCCGATAAACAACCTTTGGACTGGAATACAAGGATGAAAATCGCTGCTGGGGCGGCCAAGGGACTAGAATACTTGCACGACAAAGCCAATCCACCGGTCATATACCGAGATCTAAAATCCTCTAATATCCTTCTTGACGAGGGATATTTCCCTAAATTGTCAGATTTTGGGCTTGCAAAGTTGGGTCCGGTTGGCGATAAAACTCACGTCTCAACGAGGGTGATGGGCACCTACGGCTATTGTGCTCCGGAATATGCCATGACTGGTCAGCTGACTTTGAAATCTGATGTCTACAGTTTCGGTGTCGTCTTCCTCGAACTCATCACCGGTCGAAAGGCCATCGACAATAATAGAGGCGCAGGGGAGCATAATCTCGTTGCGTGG GCGAGGCCGCTTTTCAAGGATCGGAGAAAGTTCCCGAAAATGGCCGATCCGGAGTTGCAAGGCCAGTACCCGATCCGCGGGCTGTATCAAGCGCTAGCAGTGGCGGCCATGTGCTTGCAAGAGCAAGCTGCCACGAGACCTCTAATCGGGGACGTCGTGACTGCCCTGACGTACCTGGCGTCCCAAACTTACGATCCTAACTCACCCTCCTCCGCGCAGAGTAACAAAACCGGCTCGTCTACTCCGAGGCACAGGGACGAGAGGAGGAGCGCATCCAATGGAACAGATGGCCTGGATGACGCATGGCGTGGAGGCCTCCATCGCTCCCCTTCCGCACACAAGAACTCGCCCGACTCGAGGAAGAGAGACTCTCCGAGGGAGTTCAACGTCGGCGGAGGAGAGCTCCGGAGGATTGAAACCGCCGGCGGGTCAGGGAGCAGGTGGGCTTCAGACGAGCCGGATCGCCCTGGCTCTCAGCGAGACAGCCCGGCGAGTTTGAGGAATCGCGATCTTGAACGAGAACGTGCCGTTGCTCTGGCCAAGGTGTGGGGTGAGAACTGGAGGGGGAGAAAGAGGACAACTACAGTGGGTAGCTTCGATGGCAATGAATGA
- the LOC131020972 gene encoding monothiol glutaredoxin-S10-like: MESNVVKLAAQNAVVIFSKSTCCMCHAIKRLFYDQGVNPTVYELDEQKHGREMEQALKRLGCTPSVPAVFVGGKFVGSAHDVLTLHLDGSLKKMLKDAGALWL; encoded by the coding sequence ATGGAGTCAAATGTGGTAAAGCTTGCTGCACAGAATGCTGTGGTGATCTTCAGCAAGAGCACATGCTGCATGTGCCACGCCATCAAGCGGCTCTTCTACGACCAAGGCGTGAATCCAACGGTGTACGAGCTAGACGAGCAGAAGCATGGCAGGGAGATGGAGCAGGCCCTCAAGAGGCTTGGCTGCACCCCATCTGTCCCTGCAGTTTTTGTTGGTGGGAAGTTTGTCGGATCAGCTCACGACGTGCTCACTCTTCACCTCGATGGATCGCTCAAGAAGATGCTCAAGGATGCAGGAGCTCTCTGGCTTTGA
- the LOC131020967 gene encoding ISWI chromatin-remodeling complex ATPase CHR11-like isoform X1, with product MAKSSRAVDSSDDYMSNSSSEEEEVRDQPDDVDDEELETVAGSADEEAAEEMTGVSGDDEDDNEVDDAVKAEVSKREKARLKEMQRMKNQKIQEILDAQNAAIDADMNKKGKGRLNYLLQQTELFAHFAKGSQSASQKKAKGRGRHASKLTEEEEDAEYLKEEDDVISGAGGTRLVAQPSCIQGKMRDYQLAGLNWLIRIYENGINGILADEMGLGKTLQTISLLGYLHEFRGIMGPHMVVAPKSTLGNWMNEIKRFCPILRAVKFLGNPEERRYIREELLVAGKFDVCVTSFEMAIKEKTVLRKFSWRYIIIDEAHRIKNENSLLSKTMRLFNTNYRLLITGTPLQNNLHELWSLLNFLLPEIFSSSETFDEWFQISGENDEQEVVQQLHKVLRPFLLRRLKSDVEKGLPPKKETILKVGMSQMQKQYYRALLQKDLEVVNAGGERKRLLNVAMQLRKCCNHPYLFQGAEPGPPYTTGEHIIENAGKMVLLDKLLPKLKERDSRVLIFSQMTRLLDILEDYLIFRGHYYCRIDGNTGGEDRDASIEAFNKPGSEKFVFLLSTRAGGLGINLATADVVIIYDSDWNPQADLQAQDRAHRIGQKKEVQVFRFCTEYTIEEKVIERAYKKLALDALVIQQGRLAEQKTVNKDELLQMVRFGAEMVFSSKDSTITDEDIDRIIAKGEEITAELDAKMKKFTEDAIKFKMDDNAQLYDFEDEKDENKFDIKKIVGDNWTEPPKRERKRNYCESEYFKQTLRQAGPAKPKEPRIPRMPQLHDFQFFNTQRLSELFEKEVRHLMQANQKSQAKDAIDVDEREDVGDPLTAEEQEEKEQLLEEGFSTWSRRDFNSFIRACEKYGRNDIKNIATEMEGKTEEEVESYATVFKERYKELNEYDRIIKNIERGEARISRKDEIMKAIGKKLDRYKNPWLELKIHYGQNKGKLYNEECDRFMMCMVHKLGYGNWDELKSAFRTSPLFRFDWFVKSRTTQELARRCDTLIRLVEKENQEHDERERQARREKKLAKNMTPPKRASSRHAAESPPSTLRKRSKFSMDDNGSSARKRK from the exons ATGGCGAAATCGTCGCGAGCTGTCGACTCATCCGACGACTACATGTCGAATTCATCTTCGGAGGAAGAGGAGGTCAGGGATCAACCCGACGACGTGGACGACGAGGAGCTGGAAACCGTCGCGGGGTCCGCCGACGaggaggcggcggaggagatGACCGGAGTCTCCGGAGACGATGAGGATGACAATGAG GTTGATGATGCTGTCAAAGCTGAAGTATCCAAGCGTGAAAAAGCCAGGCTCAAGGAAATGCAGAGGATGAAGAATCAGAAGATACAAGAAATACTCGATGCTCAGAACGCTGCTATCGATGCTGATATG AACAAGAAAGGAAAGGGCCGTCTGAATTATCTATTGCAGCAGACGGAGTTATTTGCTCATTTTGCAAAAGGCAGTCAGTCTGCGTCTCAGAAGAAGGCAAAAGGAAG AGGTCGGCATGCATCTAAGttaactgaagaagaagaagatgcagAATATCTGAAGGAAGAAGATGATGTCATTTCTGGTGCTGGGGGTACAAGACTAGTGGCACAACCATCTT GTATTCAAGGAAAGATGAGGGATTACCAACTTGCTGGTTTAAACTGGCTTATACGGATCTATGAGAATGGCATTAATGGAATACTTGCTGATGAAATG GGGCTAGGTAAAACATTGCAAACTATATCCCTACTGGGTTATTTGCACGAGTTCAGAGGGATTATGGGCCCTCACATGGTTGTTGCTCCGAAATCCACACTTGGGAATTGGATGAACGAAATCAAACGGTTTTGTCCTATTTTGCGTGCTGTTAAATTTCTTGGAAATCCTGAAGAAAGA AGATATATACGTGAGGAATTACTTGTTGCAGGCAAGTTTGATGTTTGTGTGACAAGTTTTGAAATGGCCATAAAGGAGAAGACCGTCTTGCGCAAATTCAGTTGGCGCTACATCATCATTGATGAAGCTCATCGGATCAAGAATGAGAATTCTCTTCTCTCAAAAACAATGAGACTTTTTAATACCAACTACAGACTTCTAATTACAGGAACACCACTTCAG AATAATCTTCATGAGCTCTGGTCTCTCCTAAACTTTTTGCTTCCGGAGATATTTAGCTCTTCTGAGACTTTTGACGAATGGTTTCAAATCTCTGGAGAAAATGATGAACAGGAAGTTGTGCAGCAACTTCACAAG GTTCTTCGGCCTTTCCTTCTAAGAAGGCTGAAATCTGATGTTGAGAAAGGTTTGCCTCCGAAGAAAGAGACGATACTTAAGGTTGGTATGTCTCAGATGCAAAAGCAGTACTATAGGGCATTGCTACAGAAAGATCTTGAGGTTGTAAATGCTGGTGGAGAACGCAAACGTCTCCTCAATGTAGCCATGCAACTAAGGAAGTGTTGCAATCATCCATATTTATTCCAAGGTGCTGAGCCCGGTCCACCGTATACTACTGGAGAACATATAATAGAAAATGCCG GCAAGATGGTTCTTCTTGATAAGCTGCTTCCAAAACTAAAGGAGCGTGATTCCAGGGTTCTGATATTTTCACAG ATGACAAGGTTGCTGGACATTCTTGAAGACTACTTGATCTTCCGTGGTCATTATTACTGCAGGATTGATGGAAATACTGGTGGTGAAGATCGAGATGCTTCTATTGAAGCTTTCAACAAGCCAGGAAGTGAGAAATTTGTCTTTCTGCTGTCTACTAGAGCAGGAGGACTTGGTATCAACCTTGCTACTGCTGATGTCGTCATTATTTACGACAGTGATTG GAATCCACAGGCTGACCTACAGGCTCAGGACCGTGCTCACAGAATTGGACAAAAGAAGGAAGTCCAAGTTTTTCGATTCTGCACTGAG TATACCATTGAGGAAAAGGTGATTGAGAGGGCCTATAAAAAGCTTGCCCTCGATGCTTTGGTGATCCAACAGGGGCGGCTAGCAGAACAAAAGA CTGTGAATAAAGATGAGCTGTTGCAAATGGTGAGATTTGGCGCGGAAATGGTTTTCAGTTCCAAAGACAGCACAATAACCGATGAAGATATCGATAGAATTATTGCCAAGGGAGAAGAAATTACTGCTGAACTCGACGCCAAGATGAAAAAATTTACTGAAGATGCCATCAAATTTAAGATGGATGATA ATGCTCAGTTGTATGATTTTGAAGATGAGAAG GatgaaaataaatttgatatcaaGAAAATTGTCGGTGATAACTGGACAGAACCTCCAAAAAGAGAGAGGAAGCGCAA TTACTGTGAATCGGAGTACTTTAAGCAGACACTGCGCCAAGCTGGTCCTGCAAAACCAAAAGAACCTCGGATTCCTCGTATGCCGCAGTT GCACGATTTCCAGTTCTTCAATACGCAACGTCTCAGTGAATTGTTTGAAAAAGAAGTCCGCCATCTTATG CAGGCGAATCAGAAGAGTCAAGCTAAAGATGCTATTGATGTTGACGAACGTGAAG ATGTCGGAGACCCTCTGACTGCTGAGGAGCAAGAAGAGAAAGAGCAACTGCTGGAAGAA GGATTTTCAACATGGAGCAGACGAGACTTCAACAGTTTCATTAGGGCCTGCGAAAAGTATGGTAGAAATGATATCAAGAATATTGCCACTGAAATGGAAGGGAAAACAGAGGAAGAGGTCGAAAGTTATGCAACAGTTTTCAAAGAAAGATACAAAGAATTGAACG AATATGAtagaataataaaaaacatTGAAAGAGGGGAGGCGAGAATTTCGAGGAAAGATGAGATCATGAAAGCTATCGGGAAGAAACTAGATCGCTACAAGAACCCGTGGCTAGAATTGAAGATCCACTATGGCCAGAACAAAGGGAAGTTATACAATGAAGAATGCGACCGTTTCATG ATGTGCATGGTTCACAAGCTTGGGTACGGGAACTGGGATGAGCTCAAGTCAGCCTTTCGTACTTCACCATTATTTCGATTTGATTGGTTTGTCAAGTCTCGAACCACTCAAGAACTCGCAAGGAGATGCGACACCCTTATTAGACTGGTGGAGAAGGAAAACCAGGAACATGATGAGAGGGAGAGACAGGCTCGCAGAGAGAAAAAGCTAGCCAAG AATATGACCCCACCCAAGCGCGCTTCTTCAAGGCACGCCGCAGAGAGCCCTCCTTCGACTCTGAGGAAGCGCAGTAAATTCTCAATGGACGACAATGGGAGCTCG GCAAGGAAGAGAAAATGA